From Streptomyces sp. NBC_00690, a single genomic window includes:
- a CDS encoding cellulose-binding protein — protein sequence MSAASVSPHGFAVVRRGYRMEQADAHVDALSQDRDEAWERAARLTVLAKEMEAEAAGLRETVATLAPQTYEAMGERAQRLLALTEEEAQDVQGTAHAAARATADAADAEARRLRGEAREEADRLLAQANEESERTLRAAQKSADEALREARDEAQDLRDEALAGWQDMRERAEGLLSDLETQQSARWESDSRELTARLAEHEARHTELATLADSVLAKAKRALAETEEKARHDQEDADARAAELISQARVQEERTTRETDRILREHEESREEMQAHMTHVRSSLAALTGKAPTDG from the coding sequence ATGAGTGCCGCATCAGTGTCGCCTCATGGCTTCGCCGTCGTACGCCGTGGCTACCGGATGGAACAGGCCGACGCCCACGTCGACGCCCTGTCCCAGGACCGGGACGAGGCATGGGAGCGCGCGGCTCGGCTGACCGTACTCGCCAAGGAGATGGAGGCGGAGGCGGCCGGACTGCGCGAGACCGTCGCGACGCTGGCTCCCCAGACCTACGAGGCGATGGGTGAGCGCGCCCAGCGGTTGCTGGCCCTCACCGAGGAGGAGGCGCAGGACGTACAGGGCACTGCGCACGCCGCTGCCCGTGCAACGGCCGACGCGGCGGATGCGGAGGCCCGACGGTTGCGCGGCGAGGCCCGCGAGGAGGCCGACCGACTGCTGGCCCAGGCCAACGAGGAGTCCGAACGCACGCTGCGCGCCGCCCAGAAGTCCGCGGACGAAGCGCTGCGGGAGGCGCGCGACGAAGCGCAGGACCTGCGTGACGAAGCCCTCGCCGGTTGGCAGGACATGCGTGAGCGGGCCGAGGGCCTGCTCTCCGATCTGGAGACCCAGCAGTCGGCTCGGTGGGAGTCGGACAGCCGTGAACTGACTGCGCGCCTCGCCGAGCACGAGGCGCGCCACACGGAGTTGGCGACCCTGGCGGACAGCGTCCTGGCGAAGGCGAAGCGGGCGCTGGCCGAGACGGAGGAGAAGGCCCGTCACGACCAGGAGGACGCGGACGCCCGCGCGGCCGAGTTGATCTCGCAGGCCAGGGTCCAGGAGGAGCGGACCACCCGGGAGACGGATCGCATCCTGCGGGAGCACGAGGAGTCCCGCGAGGAGATGCAGGCCCACATGACGCATGTGCGCAGCAGCCTGGCCGCGCTGACGGGGAAGGCCCCCACGGACGGCTGA
- a CDS encoding YwqJ-related putative deaminase → MHTAQSGQPVTTSDPRLSWSSTDEVPAPALNHRRDGILPAVAAALSVQGETLKSTAGKGDQPPVLHPLVQDFLDRLPSGQRERFTGRCPEAILLSRHLTTAEGKRSKRARRRPLSHSEAKRALKQAKLTARRIREDGDPLHGSYAPPCRSCTPMLDHFGVRAVGPSTNENG, encoded by the coding sequence ATGCACACAGCGCAGTCAGGTCAACCGGTCACCACAAGTGACCCTCGTCTCAGCTGGAGCAGCACCGATGAGGTGCCCGCACCGGCGTTGAACCATCGAAGGGACGGCATCCTGCCGGCTGTCGCAGCCGCGCTCTCCGTACAGGGAGAGACGCTGAAGTCCACCGCGGGCAAGGGCGATCAGCCACCTGTGCTCCACCCTCTCGTCCAGGACTTCCTGGATCGACTTCCCAGTGGCCAGCGGGAGCGCTTCACCGGCCGTTGCCCCGAGGCGATCTTGCTCTCACGCCATCTCACCACCGCCGAAGGCAAACGCTCCAAACGGGCCCGCCGCAGGCCACTTAGCCACAGCGAGGCCAAACGGGCACTCAAACAGGCGAAACTGACGGCACGCAGAATCCGGGAGGACGGTGATCCCTTGCACGGCAGCTACGCACCGCCGTGCCGCTCCTGCACGCCGATGCTCGACCACTTCGGCGTACGAGCGGTGGGCCCGTCCACGAACGAGAACGGCTGA
- a CDS encoding sensor histidine kinase produces the protein MTTTGAHQDATGTTARGWLWWGRRRSVALDVGLGLFSALECAVEGVAFADRTALPVPIGVLFGLIAGSVIVLRRRWPIAVVLLAIAVTPAEMGYLLSVVGLYTLAASEVPRRIIAILTGMSLMGTLIVSFVRVGQDVAASDLDDPGVWYVPLMSGFIAIGVTLPPVLFGLYIGARRRLMESLRERADSLEQELSLLADRAEERAQWARTEERTRIAREMHDVVAHRVSLMVVHAAALQAVALKDPQKAVKNAALVGDMGRQALTELREMLGVLRTGEGEQRGTASVPLAAVGAAAAAAAAAAAEVGPSLTEVDALVGQSRQAGMVVELLVQGEVREYAPEVEQTAYRVIQEALTNVHKHAAGAKVRVRIAHRDAEVAMQVENGAPDTSGAGGTGGADLPSGGNGLVGMRERVQALGGVFVSGATDAGGFRVSAVLPGG, from the coding sequence ATGACCACAACGGGGGCACACCAGGACGCCACGGGCACGACCGCCCGCGGCTGGCTGTGGTGGGGACGGCGGCGCAGTGTTGCGTTGGATGTGGGGCTCGGCCTGTTCTCCGCCTTGGAATGCGCTGTGGAGGGGGTGGCCTTTGCGGACAGGACCGCACTGCCCGTTCCCATCGGAGTGCTGTTCGGGCTGATCGCGGGATCGGTGATCGTCCTACGGCGGCGCTGGCCGATCGCGGTGGTCCTGCTCGCCATCGCCGTCACACCGGCCGAGATGGGCTATCTGCTGTCCGTCGTCGGCCTCTACACGCTCGCCGCGTCCGAAGTGCCGCGGCGGATCATCGCCATCCTCACCGGGATGTCGCTGATGGGCACACTGATCGTGAGCTTCGTCCGGGTCGGCCAGGACGTCGCCGCATCGGACCTCGACGACCCGGGCGTCTGGTACGTCCCGCTGATGTCCGGCTTCATCGCCATCGGCGTCACCCTTCCCCCGGTGCTCTTCGGCCTCTACATAGGAGCCAGACGCCGGCTGATGGAAAGCCTGCGGGAACGTGCCGACAGCCTGGAACAGGAACTCTCCCTCCTCGCCGACCGGGCCGAGGAGCGCGCGCAGTGGGCACGCACCGAGGAACGCACCCGCATCGCCCGTGAGATGCACGACGTCGTCGCCCACCGGGTGAGCCTGATGGTCGTCCACGCCGCCGCGCTCCAGGCCGTGGCACTGAAGGACCCGCAGAAGGCCGTGAAGAACGCCGCGCTCGTGGGGGACATGGGTCGACAGGCACTGACCGAGCTCCGGGAGATGCTCGGGGTGCTGCGCACGGGCGAAGGAGAGCAGCGCGGGACGGCTTCCGTGCCGCTGGCCGCGGTCGGCGCGGCAGCGGCTGCCGCCGCGGCGGCAGCCGCAGAGGTCGGCCCCTCCCTCACCGAGGTGGACGCGCTCGTCGGCCAGTCAAGGCAGGCGGGCATGGTGGTGGAACTGCTGGTGCAGGGCGAGGTGAGGGAGTACGCGCCCGAGGTGGAGCAGACCGCGTACCGCGTGATCCAGGAAGCCCTCACCAACGTCCACAAGCATGCGGCGGGCGCCAAGGTGCGGGTGCGCATCGCTCACCGGGACGCCGAGGTGGCCATGCAGGTGGAGAACGGGGCCCCGGACACCTCGGGCGCGGGGGGTACGGGGGGTGCGGACCTGCCGAGCGGAGGGAACGGGCTGGTGGGGATGCGGGAGAGGGTGCAGGCGTTGGGCGGGGTGTTCGTGTCGGGGGCGACGGATGCGGGGGGGTTTAGGGTGTCGGCGGTGTTGCCGGGGGGGTGA
- a CDS encoding SMI1/KNR4 family protein produces MTTGRQGLGAPPGPQGHVAPPNGPVNAAPPNAAYAGQIVYFPDPVRAARHPRGVRIDADGYPDFSPYARAIAEIAEPPQGFGIDELRLTDYVSANAALHGSGHQLWDTLPAVATPHGWTWHHVRGTRRLQLIPVEVKALLRHHGGLATTAVDHHKRGTRPLQETRPAHFGLPKGDLSVTEQQILGVEEELGYRLPGAYRSFLKAAGGCAPVGVALDAELGLLVDQPFFTVRDEAAANDLVYVNKCLRDHLTKDFLGVGFVQGGILAVKARGPQTGSVWFCAYDDARDQNGWHIQDRVERLLLPCGADFDGFLKRLAGSPPELETVANLMVDGGFAYVVPNPDGE; encoded by the coding sequence ATGACGACAGGTCGGCAAGGGCTGGGGGCACCGCCCGGCCCCCAGGGGCACGTCGCGCCACCGAACGGTCCTGTGAACGCCGCACCGCCGAACGCGGCCTACGCCGGTCAGATCGTGTACTTCCCCGACCCGGTACGGGCCGCCCGCCACCCGCGCGGTGTGCGGATCGACGCCGACGGCTATCCCGACTTCTCGCCTTACGCCCGTGCCATCGCCGAGATCGCAGAGCCGCCCCAGGGCTTCGGCATCGACGAACTGCGGCTCACCGACTACGTATCGGCGAACGCCGCGCTCCACGGGAGCGGCCACCAGTTGTGGGACACCCTGCCTGCGGTGGCCACGCCGCACGGTTGGACCTGGCACCACGTCCGCGGCACGCGGCGGCTGCAGCTGATTCCCGTCGAGGTGAAGGCGCTGCTGCGCCACCACGGCGGATTGGCCACCACCGCCGTCGATCACCACAAGCGGGGCACCCGCCCGCTCCAGGAGACCAGGCCCGCTCACTTCGGGCTCCCCAAGGGCGACCTGTCCGTCACCGAGCAGCAGATCCTCGGTGTGGAGGAGGAGCTCGGATACCGGTTGCCGGGTGCGTACCGCTCCTTCCTGAAGGCCGCCGGCGGCTGTGCCCCGGTGGGTGTCGCGCTCGATGCGGAACTCGGCCTGCTGGTGGACCAGCCCTTCTTCACCGTTCGCGACGAGGCCGCCGCCAACGATCTGGTGTACGTCAACAAGTGTCTGCGTGACCATCTGACCAAGGACTTCCTGGGCGTCGGCTTCGTCCAGGGCGGCATCCTGGCCGTGAAGGCCAGGGGGCCGCAGACCGGTTCCGTGTGGTTCTGCGCGTACGACGACGCGCGGGACCAGAACGGATGGCACATCCAGGACCGGGTCGAGCGACTGTTGTTGCCCTGCGGTGCCGACTTTGACGGTTTCCTGAAGCGGCTCGCCGGCAGTCCGCCCGAGTTGGAGACCGTGGCCAATCTGATGGTGGACGGCGGTTTCGCGTACGTCGTCCCGAACCCGGACGGGGAGTGA
- a CDS encoding SUKH-4 family immunity protein: MVTFAQAQERAEEWVNGDMPVYQHREVLVREFELGFVAWAQDREDVATPDGGHQRLVIARDSGEATLWPGLPIGEVIRRYEEEYGSRAQAVADTPPPQRIDLNQTSFLLTPPEWLQDAADRLGTSGGQPAAGGAAPSQGAGISQQDSRQDSQQSNGQNGQLSSQQDPGAAPAGGGDSAGAAGGSGAVFVPTDAPIGATPRAPISYVRPSAPVPAPVVEPAPVVDPAPSVPPSRGPQDTPAPAVGESSQGGSVPLPRADDGPSAGAAGAGARPMGADRSQGGNAPQGGTVWLAGADAGEQERTPSHGRSWTDTSSVNTDDVSVPLPDTVFAPPIAGVDDDGTPPSGVGPDAPTALMSGGSQLPQTLRQESTGGLRPPVGGAADIANAATSKARPPSRSSRSGGPATPPPPGPPPGVQGPPPPPGPPPAPGSTPAAPGIPANGYLPTQLTPQLPSEQSARPGPPAPPGPPGPPPGANPPPGGVHHAATMLADPSQPGFGGPGAPPPPGPPGPPPGSLPGNGPAPYGYPQQPPGVPTVGPGYQAVLRYRAPDGSEAQLIRRSAPGTPHPEWQILHELRALNVPPQQVLELHTELESCQLPGGYCARMIKETWPQARITNIAPYGRDHAGRQQGMQQLLTHQGELHQVADGPARPAPVRAPLQHVQPAPAVPPQAVAQELVGAFGPQGICRFDQRAVSRQGVPEVVAATLVWAGLPGDFNPFFWAQPAHPVVPTLAELAAQRQVQAAMDAGSYLVVGSDFGRAICVQYGTAHIVAVPVEAGPGGQPTAPQFVNSGLPEFVRCMALLGRMWRFRYGLNPEQAGRWTVDFQAQLAALDPAALASPENWWSVLLEQMWDGLL, from the coding sequence ATGGTGACCTTCGCGCAGGCGCAGGAGCGTGCGGAAGAGTGGGTCAACGGCGACATGCCCGTGTACCAGCACCGTGAGGTGCTGGTCCGTGAATTCGAGTTGGGCTTCGTCGCCTGGGCCCAGGACCGCGAGGACGTGGCCACCCCCGACGGGGGGCACCAGCGTCTGGTGATCGCGCGGGACAGCGGAGAGGCGACGCTCTGGCCGGGACTGCCGATCGGTGAGGTGATCAGGCGGTACGAGGAGGAGTACGGCTCCCGGGCCCAGGCCGTCGCGGACACTCCGCCGCCCCAGCGGATCGATCTCAATCAGACCTCCTTCCTGCTCACTCCGCCCGAGTGGCTCCAGGACGCTGCCGATCGGCTGGGGACGTCAGGGGGGCAGCCCGCGGCCGGGGGCGCCGCCCCGTCGCAGGGTGCCGGGATCAGCCAGCAGGACAGCCGGCAAGACAGCCAGCAGAGCAATGGGCAAAACGGTCAACTGAGTAGTCAGCAGGACCCCGGGGCTGCGCCTGCCGGGGGTGGGGACAGCGCCGGAGCGGCTGGCGGTTCGGGGGCGGTCTTCGTGCCGACGGACGCGCCGATCGGTGCCACCCCCCGTGCTCCGATCTCCTACGTCCGACCGTCGGCGCCCGTCCCCGCGCCCGTCGTTGAGCCTGCGCCAGTGGTCGATCCCGCACCTTCGGTCCCGCCCTCGCGGGGACCGCAGGACACGCCCGCCCCTGCCGTGGGGGAGAGCAGCCAGGGCGGGTCGGTACCCCTGCCACGGGCGGACGACGGCCCGTCTGCCGGTGCTGCCGGAGCGGGCGCCCGCCCGATGGGAGCCGACCGCTCGCAGGGCGGCAACGCGCCGCAGGGCGGCACCGTATGGCTGGCCGGCGCCGACGCGGGGGAGCAGGAGCGGACCCCGTCCCACGGCAGGTCCTGGACCGACACCAGTTCCGTGAACACCGACGACGTCTCCGTACCCCTGCCCGACACGGTCTTCGCGCCGCCCATCGCCGGTGTGGACGACGACGGCACTCCTCCTTCCGGCGTCGGTCCGGACGCTCCCACCGCGCTGATGTCCGGCGGCAGCCAGTTGCCTCAGACGCTGAGGCAGGAGTCGACCGGTGGGCTTCGGCCACCGGTCGGTGGTGCCGCAGACATAGCGAATGCCGCGACGAGCAAGGCCCGACCGCCCTCGCGCTCCTCGCGCAGTGGCGGCCCGGCCACCCCGCCGCCCCCGGGCCCGCCCCCCGGTGTCCAGGGCCCGCCTCCGCCCCCCGGCCCGCCGCCCGCACCCGGCTCCACCCCGGCTGCCCCCGGCATTCCCGCCAACGGCTATCTGCCGACGCAGCTGACACCGCAACTCCCCTCGGAGCAGTCGGCCCGGCCCGGCCCTCCGGCACCGCCCGGTCCCCCGGGACCGCCGCCTGGCGCGAATCCGCCGCCCGGCGGGGTGCACCACGCCGCGACGATGCTCGCCGATCCGAGCCAGCCCGGCTTCGGCGGCCCCGGTGCACCCCCGCCGCCCGGCCCCCCGGGACCGCCGCCGGGTTCCCTCCCGGGCAATGGACCCGCTCCGTACGGCTATCCGCAGCAGCCGCCCGGCGTGCCGACCGTCGGCCCCGGCTACCAGGCCGTACTGCGCTACCGGGCGCCCGACGGTTCCGAAGCCCAGCTGATCCGCCGCTCGGCTCCCGGTACGCCGCATCCCGAGTGGCAGATCCTGCACGAGCTGCGGGCGCTCAACGTGCCGCCGCAGCAGGTGCTGGAACTCCACACCGAGTTGGAGTCCTGCCAGCTCCCGGGTGGCTACTGCGCTCGGATGATCAAGGAGACCTGGCCCCAGGCCCGGATCACCAACATCGCCCCCTACGGCCGGGACCACGCCGGTCGACAGCAGGGCATGCAACAACTGTTGACGCACCAGGGCGAGCTGCACCAGGTGGCCGACGGTCCCGCTCGGCCCGCTCCGGTGCGGGCGCCGCTCCAGCACGTCCAGCCCGCCCCCGCGGTGCCCCCGCAGGCGGTGGCGCAGGAGTTGGTGGGCGCGTTCGGGCCCCAGGGCATCTGCCGCTTCGACCAGCGTGCCGTCTCGCGTCAGGGGGTGCCGGAGGTCGTGGCGGCGACCCTGGTGTGGGCGGGGCTGCCGGGCGACTTCAACCCCTTCTTCTGGGCACAGCCGGCGCATCCGGTGGTGCCGACCCTGGCGGAGCTCGCCGCCCAGCGCCAGGTGCAGGCCGCCATGGACGCGGGTTCCTATCTGGTGGTGGGCAGCGACTTCGGCCGGGCGATCTGCGTCCAGTACGGCACCGCGCACATCGTGGCCGTACCCGTGGAGGCCGGCCCCGGGGGGCAGCCGACGGCGCCCCAGTTCGTCAACAGCGGGCTTCCTGAGTTCGTCCGCTGCATGGCTCTGCTCGGCCGTATGTGGCGCTTCCGCTACGGCCTCAACCCGGAGCAGGCAGGCCGCTGGACCGTCGACTTCCAGGCACAACTGGCGGCCCTGGACCCGGCCGCGCTGGCATCGCCCGAGAACTGGTGGTCGGTACTGCTGGAGCAGATGTGGGACGGTTTGCTCTAG
- a CDS encoding SUKH-3 domain-containing protein has product MSDRLSTTRFPVAVDAALRESGWQPGRWDIKIAEQWADSLRAYASPAGHQHKVFPAAVEAWAEFGGLCITAAGPGRQTTPLAVRIDPLAGLHLARTLSDLGRALETEISPLGAEGDDQAVLAIDSSGRVYSVDHTGDWYLGADIDQALSTLLLGLQPQRLTLT; this is encoded by the coding sequence ATGTCCGATCGCCTCAGTACGACCCGGTTCCCCGTCGCCGTCGACGCCGCACTGCGCGAGTCGGGTTGGCAGCCCGGCCGCTGGGACATCAAGATCGCCGAGCAGTGGGCCGACAGCCTGCGCGCCTACGCGTCCCCGGCCGGACACCAGCACAAGGTCTTTCCCGCCGCGGTGGAGGCGTGGGCCGAGTTCGGCGGCCTCTGCATCACGGCTGCCGGCCCCGGCCGCCAGACGACCCCCCTCGCGGTACGCATCGACCCGCTCGCCGGCCTCCATCTGGCGCGCACCCTGTCCGACCTCGGGCGCGCCCTGGAAACCGAGATCTCCCCGCTGGGTGCGGAAGGGGACGACCAAGCGGTACTGGCGATCGACTCGTCGGGGCGGGTGTACAGCGTGGACCACACCGGGGACTGGTACTTGGGCGCAGACATCGACCAGGCCCTTTCCACCCTGCTCCTCGGCCTCCAACCCCAACGCCTAACCCTCACCTGA